A single Lactuca sativa cultivar Salinas chromosome 8, Lsat_Salinas_v11, whole genome shotgun sequence DNA region contains:
- the LOC111909856 gene encoding auxin-responsive protein IAA12: MDCSLGLLCRIPGADGCGGGGGVASCGSIVAMSNDEENNSNNMVLESCSSYQDDNDDDDGGGLELGLGLSIGGGLKTKEEGSRILSDKGFSSCSSSSSSSVNIPSSSIVGTKRAAVDSISSPNATSVVGWPPIGRAHRNPILANRIKPEHDEFSSRPVNNDITNGYLSVKVNIDGTLIGRKLDLNAHTSYETLAQTLEDMFHGSLGSSRLFNGTSEFLLTYEDKDGDCMLVGDVPWQMFLCSVKRLRIRRDTKSNRPNKNS, translated from the exons ATGGACTGTAGTCTTGGCTTACTGTGTCGAATTCCCGGCGCCGACGGctgtggtggcggaggaggagtGGCGTCGTGTGGGTCAATCGTGGCCATGTCAAATGACGAAGAGAACAACAGCAATAATATGGTTCTAGAATCTTGTTCATCGTACCAAGATGAtaacgatgatgatgatggtggtggtctTGAATTGGGGCTAGGCTTGAGTATCGGTGGTGGATTGAAGACGAAGGAAGAAGGTTCTAGAATCTTGAGTGATAAAGGTTTCTCTTCTTGTTCGTCTTCTTCGTCTTCCTCTGTGAATATCCCCAGTTCCTCCATTGTTGGTACCAAGAGAGCTGCTGTTGACTCTATTTCATCTCCCAATGCTACCAG TGTGGTTGGATGGCCTCCGATAGGAAGAGCTCATCGGAATCCAATATTGGCTAACCGGATTAAGCCGGAACACGACGAGTTTAGTTCAAGACCAGTAAACAACGACATAACCAATGGTTATCTATCTGTAAAGGTGAACATTGATGGAACCCTAATCGGGAGAAAACTCGATCTCAATGCTCACACCTCCTACGAAACATTAGCtcagaccttggaggacatgtTCCATGGAAGTC TAGGATCCTCAAGATTATTCAACGGAACATCAGAGTTTCTGCTCACTTATGAAGACAAAGATGGCGACTGTATGCTTGTTGGAGACGTTCCATGGCA GATGTTTCTTTGTTCTGTGAAAAGGCTGCGGATCCGCAGAGACACCAAATCAAACAGACCCAACAAGAACTCTTGA